In the Spirochaeta lutea genome, one interval contains:
- the pbpC gene encoding penicillin-binding protein 1C — MKRVLRTRSVLMTLAWTGLTAAVWMLFLTYGPLPDPRPDPREVSTLVMDRRGELLRAYRGSRGEWYFPLEQEAVADLGLSRDSKLVHALTLAEDKRFFSHPGIDPWALFRAIRQNLRSGRVVSGGSTLTMQLTRLVGRRPRTLVHKSIEAVQALMYQRRYSKEQILVWYLAQAPFGGNIRGIGAASVLYFGTAPGQLTWAQAALLAVLPNAPGLIHPGANTRELELRRNNLLDSLADEGFLDRQGLDAAKAEPLPRGRFPLPFVAPHAADMVAPSGPGRVNTTLDGELQLQVESQARLAGHRLQSQGIENLSILVVHNPSGQVRALVGNPFYGDSNTSGFVNGVTARRSTGSILKPLLYGLAFDRGLALPESLVADIPMQFGSFAPQNADQRFRGLIPLSRALAESLNLPAVAMLESLGVGTLYRALETAGFRGLFRSSREYGLSLVLGGAEASPWEVASLYRSFALGGRAAPIHLEPRNDRGPGPAVLSPAAAFQLAEILQLPSRPQNQRGWEHTLEGFPVAWKTGTSYGQRDAWAAGFTPLWTVVVWAGNFSGSPSANLSSTESAGSLLFEVMRLLGGWQPAPAPEGQASSPHHGTTSDRGAWFVRDPEWFREVQICAHTGYRAGPDCPEVVVSSMPRNAAPLALCPFHSDNIDPRILNFYQAQSLGLTPVWLQTIAVSQPAEHRILYPEDGINIILPESGTLRMRGIYPQEGGRLYWYLDGRYLGSTDTPGQHWIDITAGDAQPGSTHRLTLVNDRGGRVSSRFTLEQGGVTGR; from the coding sequence ATGAAGCGAGTCCTCCGGACCCGGTCCGTACTTATGACCCTGGCTTGGACGGGTCTTACGGCGGCGGTATGGATGCTCTTTCTGACCTACGGCCCCCTGCCCGATCCGCGGCCGGATCCCCGGGAGGTCAGCACCCTGGTAATGGACCGCCGGGGAGAGCTGCTGCGAGCCTATCGGGGAAGCCGGGGAGAATGGTACTTTCCCCTGGAACAGGAAGCCGTGGCGGACCTGGGTCTTTCCCGGGATTCCAAGCTGGTCCACGCCCTTACCCTCGCGGAGGATAAGCGGTTTTTCAGCCATCCGGGAATCGATCCCTGGGCGCTGTTTCGAGCAATCCGCCAGAACCTTCGATCCGGGAGGGTCGTAAGCGGGGGTTCCACCCTGACCATGCAATTAACCCGGCTGGTGGGCAGGCGTCCCCGCACCCTGGTACATAAATCCATCGAGGCGGTTCAAGCCCTTATGTACCAGCGCCGCTACAGTAAGGAGCAGATTTTGGTCTGGTACCTTGCCCAGGCTCCCTTCGGGGGGAATATCCGGGGCATCGGGGCCGCCAGTGTACTCTACTTCGGTACCGCTCCGGGACAGCTGACCTGGGCGCAGGCAGCCCTCCTGGCGGTGCTCCCCAATGCCCCTGGGCTCATCCACCCCGGAGCCAATACCCGGGAACTAGAACTTCGGCGTAACAATCTCCTGGATTCCCTGGCAGATGAAGGGTTTCTTGATCGCCAAGGCCTGGATGCCGCCAAGGCCGAACCCCTCCCCCGGGGACGCTTCCCCCTGCCCTTTGTGGCCCCCCATGCCGCAGACATGGTCGCCCCCTCGGGACCGGGACGGGTGAATACAACCCTGGACGGTGAACTGCAGCTCCAGGTGGAATCCCAGGCCCGCCTCGCCGGTCACCGGCTTCAGTCCCAGGGTATCGAGAACCTGAGTATCCTGGTGGTGCACAATCCCAGCGGACAGGTTCGGGCCTTGGTAGGGAATCCCTTTTACGGTGATTCAAATACCTCAGGGTTCGTAAACGGGGTAACCGCCCGGCGCAGCACGGGTTCCATCCTCAAACCCCTGCTCTACGGCCTGGCCTTCGACCGCGGTCTGGCGCTACCGGAAAGCCTGGTAGCCGACATCCCTATGCAATTCGGCAGCTTCGCCCCCCAAAACGCCGATCAGCGCTTCCGGGGTCTCATACCCCTGAGCCGGGCTCTGGCAGAAAGCCTGAACCTGCCGGCGGTTGCCATGCTGGAGTCCCTGGGGGTAGGAACCCTGTACCGCGCCCTGGAAACTGCCGGGTTTCGTGGACTGTTCAGATCCAGTAGGGAATACGGGTTATCCCTGGTGCTGGGCGGAGCCGAGGCCAGCCCCTGGGAGGTTGCCTCCCTGTACCGGAGTTTCGCCCTGGGGGGCCGGGCCGCCCCCATCCATCTGGAACCCCGCAACGACCGGGGCCCCGGTCCGGCCGTCCTGAGTCCCGCAGCCGCTTTCCAGCTGGCCGAAATCCTCCAATTGCCCAGCCGGCCCCAAAACCAGCGGGGCTGGGAACATACCCTGGAGGGATTCCCGGTGGCGTGGAAAACCGGGACGAGCTACGGTCAGAGGGATGCCTGGGCCGCAGGATTCACCCCGTTGTGGACCGTGGTGGTTTGGGCCGGGAATTTCTCAGGCAGCCCAAGCGCCAACCTCAGCAGCACCGAGTCCGCGGGCTCCCTGCTCTTCGAGGTGATGCGCCTTCTGGGAGGCTGGCAGCCTGCCCCCGCCCCAGAAGGCCAGGCATCCTCCCCGCATCACGGAACTACCTCGGACCGGGGAGCCTGGTTCGTCCGGGATCCCGAGTGGTTCCGAGAGGTGCAGATCTGCGCCCATACGGGCTACCGGGCCGGCCCTGACTGCCCGGAGGTCGTAGTATCCTCCATGCCCCGGAACGCAGCGCCCCTGGCTCTCTGCCCCTTCCATTCGGATAACATTGATCCGCGGATACTCAACTTCTACCAGGCTCAATCCCTGGGATTAACCCCGGTATGGCTGCAGACCATTGCAGTCTCCCAGCCGGCAGAACATAGAATTCTCTACCCCGAGGATGGGATCAATATCATCCTGCCCGAAAGCGGTACTCTGCGGATGCGGGGAATCTATCCCCAGGAGGGGGGACGGCTCTACTGGTATTTGGATGGAAGGTATCTGGGAAGTACGGATACCCCGGGGCAGCATTGGATAGACATTACAGCCGGGGATGCTCAGCCCGGTAGTACCCACCGCCTGACCCTGGTAAACGATCGGGGCGGACGGGTGAGCAGCCGGTTTACCCTGGAGCAGGGAGGTGTTACCGGAAGGTAG
- a CDS encoding MG2 domain-containing protein, which translates to MIHPGHNNPQSPSITPDPVDEARPGSSVGSSVGSSDRHSPAARVIRRARRVGTAAVILILGVLLAGCSTGSLPRGAGEQEAARFLAFSPGPRINPGDGLVFRFHHEYGRAGEALSQDLLSQVVGIQDVGRLTARWQDARTMVVYPESEPWPQGRVLEGWMNLSALHGRGGAEPSADVIFRFSSEVAVQGIYQSRFSLGQGQAGEDLYPQVRLSLGILPGTGDIDSAPELSFQTARGSIPARVSLEGSELLVTGTSPISRGQSTQTLGIEIPRGYLDLPQTWQAQWTVPPRGSLQLEEVVEDEVLELVFSEDIDPAQQLGGAVFTTPETDLVFEVRGNRIIITQGLERGEIYQITITPALRSIYGSRLSKELTFQGGVPNHKPKVEFLQSGSILTSGADSRIYIRTMNLRGLSVRIQEVFENNLVQFLQTQSLGGEIDRSREFDGYEVNRVGRTLASQELEIGETENEWLVHELDLSPLLPDSSQSLYLVSLEFDREDMIWESPEDGEYHYGNDYYENPSSWGYLYQHGRRYKPILVSDLGLTFLAGQHDGLAAVTHIPAGTPLSGAEVEVYSFQNQVIARGRTDSRGLVRLFWGPGSTGTGGSGASGPGAGDSSGAAGSARSGMVTSGPGLPGPSGEGPTAAPFIVFARTGDSQAVLPLDQFTWNLSGFDVGGQQETPSGLRGYLFTERGVYRPGDTVTLFSVIRNSQGSFPDNHPVTLEVFNPRGQLYLERSSTDGRDGLYRFSIPTRASDPTGGYRVQIQAGDATFTHIIRVETILPDRLRLSMDAEPETLEPRAEQLTVNLTSEYLFGSPAAGLPGEISLTVEDRPLRIPGYEEFHFSHPTKPSQPYSEVLYSGPLDEGGGVSVDVDIPVMKDPPGALVLGFSGRVTEAGGRSVRGITAVPYDPYHAYVGIRAPDFDFGYAPLGEESQFQIILTDPRGSSIENRTLQYRLYKNDRYWWWEYDDYRDFRLSYKNDRHTQVVSQGTITTGTLPKNLGLTPDEWGEYMLEVEDPQGHSAGIFFRASSWSSPGNAPDSGIMELKTDKTSYRPGDTARVTIPTTRDTQILVTLSRGAAILDSYWYPAQGGQTEIPVELMAEHAPGVYLSISAILPLEKADSGQALRLFGVSHLEVTDPATRIPLKIHAPETLEPESRVSLEVETETGRPAQVVIALVDEGLLNLTGFETPDPWKSFYGKLALGVRGADMFDQVIGAFHDAVYRRFSIGGGEGEESFAARAAAPMMEAAMDKAGGQEERGLQFEPLSLVAGPLTTDSRGRVQAEFELPNYLGSVRIMAVALEGMAFGSTHIDRPVQRPLVTLPSPPRFLGPGDSFELPVSLIPLEKDISQVRVTLDSKGILTPGSQTRLVDLTQNQGGTTILLPLTAPLQVGRADLELVVEYRDSVGTSREDRYPLQLDVQPATPQISRSSEVRIPQGGTENLGILADGLPGTNSLSLSVSTVPNLNLEERLSWLLGYPYGCLEQTISAVFPQLFLEGLVDPQVLQETRDPRGRLPAEAAIDRNISRALETLTRFQLPNGGFSYWPGQSEASPWGTNYAGAFLLEAKAAGHELPKGMMEGWLEFQSIRSRSTREDMTNRVYRLYLLAKAGKPEIAAMNLIRETALGELTDPELWLLAGSYHLSGLEDLARSIRETAGTRVASTEVDYRTYGSPQRDRALILEQALILGDQETADKLFADLSADIASRTWYSTQTLGYSLAALGKYLGIQGDPRGGTQSNHPQTPGQNPSIRLNLPGGGTRELVMSGLRSTLDLGTEVFPLDNPDQPVTIGLSYRSGAAPRVFARLSWSGISLTSQDQEQTQGMNLGISWFTPQGSPLDVRQLDQGQEFYALIRLAMDRDRLEEAYLDFGIPGGWEIVPTRLTGEAPPVWAGNLEYGTTNLPVEYQDLRDDRSLWFFDSFSPGRSMLFLVKLQAVTPGRYSLPPVSAGGMYDHRYRALYPGGQVMVRASEPAQ; encoded by the coding sequence ATGATACACCCCGGACATAATAATCCCCAGAGCCCTTCAATAACCCCGGATCCCGTTGATGAGGCCCGGCCCGGATCTTCTGTTGGTTCTTCTGTCGGTTCCTCAGACAGGCACTCCCCGGCGGCCCGGGTTATCCGCCGGGCCCGGAGGGTGGGTACGGCGGCGGTTATTCTTATTCTTGGCGTTTTGCTGGCAGGCTGCAGCACCGGAAGTCTGCCCCGGGGGGCGGGTGAGCAGGAGGCAGCCCGTTTTTTGGCCTTCAGTCCGGGACCACGGATCAATCCCGGAGACGGGTTAGTATTCCGGTTTCACCACGAGTACGGCCGGGCGGGAGAAGCGCTCTCCCAGGATCTGCTTTCCCAGGTGGTAGGGATTCAGGATGTTGGCAGGCTTACCGCCCGGTGGCAGGATGCCCGGACCATGGTGGTCTACCCCGAAAGCGAGCCCTGGCCCCAGGGCAGGGTCCTGGAGGGCTGGATGAACCTCAGCGCCCTCCATGGCCGGGGCGGGGCGGAACCCTCGGCCGATGTGATTTTTCGCTTCTCCTCCGAGGTGGCGGTCCAGGGTATTTACCAGAGCCGGTTCAGTCTCGGTCAGGGCCAGGCCGGGGAGGATTTGTATCCCCAGGTCCGGCTTTCCCTGGGCATTCTGCCCGGGACCGGCGATATTGATTCCGCTCCGGAGCTTTCCTTCCAAACAGCCCGGGGTTCTATTCCGGCCCGGGTGAGCCTGGAGGGTTCTGAGTTGCTGGTAACCGGTACAAGTCCGATTTCCCGGGGGCAGTCCACCCAGACTCTGGGTATTGAGATCCCCCGGGGTTACCTTGATTTACCCCAGACCTGGCAGGCCCAGTGGACGGTTCCCCCCCGGGGAAGCCTCCAGCTGGAAGAGGTCGTGGAGGATGAGGTGCTGGAGCTGGTATTCAGCGAGGATATTGATCCGGCTCAGCAGCTTGGCGGGGCCGTGTTTACCACACCGGAAACCGATTTAGTGTTTGAGGTGCGGGGCAATCGAATCATCATTACCCAGGGGCTCGAACGGGGCGAGATCTATCAAATTACCATTACCCCTGCCCTCCGGAGCATCTACGGAAGCCGCCTATCCAAGGAACTTACCTTCCAGGGGGGGGTGCCGAACCATAAACCCAAGGTCGAGTTTTTACAGAGCGGCTCCATCCTCACCTCCGGAGCGGATTCCCGGATTTACATCCGGACCATGAATCTCCGGGGGCTGAGTGTCCGGATCCAGGAGGTGTTTGAGAACAATCTGGTTCAGTTCCTTCAGACCCAGAGTCTCGGGGGCGAAATCGACCGCTCCCGGGAATTCGACGGCTACGAGGTCAACCGGGTGGGCCGTACCCTGGCCAGCCAGGAGCTGGAGATCGGTGAGACCGAAAACGAATGGCTGGTCCACGAGCTTGATTTATCCCCCTTACTACCGGATAGCAGCCAGAGCCTCTACCTGGTGTCCCTGGAGTTCGACCGGGAGGATATGATTTGGGAGAGCCCGGAGGATGGTGAGTACCATTACGGAAACGATTATTATGAAAACCCCTCCAGCTGGGGCTACCTGTATCAGCATGGCCGGCGCTACAAACCCATCCTGGTAAGCGACCTGGGGCTGACCTTTCTGGCGGGACAGCATGACGGGCTTGCCGCTGTCACCCACATACCCGCAGGCACCCCCCTCTCCGGGGCTGAGGTGGAGGTGTACTCCTTCCAGAACCAGGTTATCGCCCGGGGTAGAACCGACAGCCGTGGTCTGGTCCGCCTTTTCTGGGGCCCGGGGAGCACGGGAACCGGCGGGTCTGGCGCTTCAGGTCCAGGAGCCGGGGATAGTTCCGGGGCGGCAGGATCTGCCCGAAGCGGGATGGTTACCTCCGGTCCCGGATTACCCGGCCCGAGTGGTGAAGGTCCGACTGCCGCCCCCTTCATCGTATTCGCCCGGACCGGAGATTCCCAGGCCGTATTGCCCCTGGACCAGTTCACCTGGAACCTCTCGGGGTTCGATGTGGGGGGGCAGCAGGAAACGCCTTCGGGGCTCCGGGGCTACCTTTTTACCGAACGGGGGGTGTACCGCCCCGGAGATACGGTCACTCTGTTCTCTGTAATCCGCAACTCCCAGGGAAGTTTTCCTGATAACCATCCTGTTACCCTGGAGGTTTTCAACCCCCGGGGACAGCTGTACCTGGAGCGCAGTTCTACCGACGGCAGGGACGGGCTCTACCGGTTTTCCATCCCTACCCGGGCAAGTGACCCCACCGGGGGCTACCGGGTCCAGATTCAGGCAGGGGATGCAACCTTTACCCACATTATCCGGGTGGAAACGATTCTGCCAGACCGTCTGCGCTTATCCATGGATGCTGAGCCCGAGACCTTGGAGCCCCGGGCGGAGCAACTGACGGTGAATCTGACCAGTGAGTACCTCTTCGGCAGTCCTGCAGCGGGTCTGCCGGGAGAGATCAGCCTTACCGTGGAGGATAGGCCCCTTCGAATCCCCGGCTATGAGGAATTTCATTTCAGTCATCCTACCAAGCCCTCTCAGCCCTACAGCGAGGTACTGTACTCCGGCCCCTTGGACGAGGGCGGCGGGGTTTCGGTGGATGTAGATATTCCCGTGATGAAAGACCCGCCGGGTGCCCTGGTATTGGGGTTCTCCGGCCGGGTTACCGAGGCCGGGGGACGGTCGGTCCGGGGCATCACCGCTGTGCCCTACGATCCCTACCATGCCTATGTAGGAATCCGGGCACCCGATTTTGATTTCGGCTACGCACCCCTGGGGGAAGAGAGCCAATTTCAGATCATCCTTACGGATCCCCGGGGTTCATCCATAGAAAACCGGACCCTCCAGTACCGTCTCTATAAAAACGACCGGTATTGGTGGTGGGAATATGACGACTACCGGGATTTCCGCCTGAGTTATAAGAACGACCGGCATACCCAGGTGGTGAGCCAGGGCACCATAACCACCGGAACCCTGCCCAAAAACCTGGGGCTTACCCCGGATGAGTGGGGCGAGTACATGCTCGAGGTTGAGGACCCCCAGGGGCATAGCGCCGGCATCTTCTTCCGGGCAAGCAGCTGGTCAAGCCCGGGGAACGCCCCGGACAGCGGTATCATGGAACTGAAAACCGATAAAACCAGTTACCGGCCGGGCGACACCGCCCGGGTAACCATCCCCACCACGCGAGACACCCAAATTCTCGTCACCCTCTCCAGGGGCGCCGCCATCCTCGACAGCTACTGGTACCCGGCCCAGGGCGGACAGACCGAGATTCCCGTGGAGCTCATGGCCGAGCACGCCCCGGGGGTGTACCTGAGTATCAGCGCGATCCTGCCCCTGGAAAAGGCGGATTCCGGCCAGGCCCTGCGCCTCTTCGGCGTTAGCCACCTGGAGGTTACCGATCCGGCGACCCGGATTCCCCTAAAAATTCACGCCCCCGAAACCCTTGAACCCGAGAGCAGGGTGAGCCTGGAGGTAGAAACCGAAACCGGCCGCCCGGCCCAGGTAGTCATTGCCCTGGTGGACGAAGGGCTGTTGAACCTGACGGGATTTGAAACACCCGATCCATGGAAATCCTTCTACGGAAAACTTGCCCTGGGCGTGCGGGGGGCTGACATGTTCGATCAGGTTATCGGAGCCTTCCATGACGCGGTGTACCGCCGGTTCTCCATCGGCGGGGGCGAAGGGGAGGAGAGTTTCGCCGCCCGAGCAGCAGCCCCCATGATGGAAGCAGCCATGGACAAAGCAGGGGGGCAGGAGGAACGGGGGCTTCAGTTTGAGCCCCTCTCCCTGGTCGCCGGGCCCCTGACCACCGATTCCCGCGGCAGGGTTCAGGCCGAATTCGAGCTACCCAACTATCTGGGATCGGTACGGATCATGGCCGTCGCCCTGGAGGGCATGGCCTTCGGCAGCACCCACATAGACCGCCCGGTTCAGCGCCCCCTGGTCACCCTACCCTCCCCGCCGCGGTTCCTGGGCCCCGGGGACAGCTTCGAGCTCCCGGTCAGTCTCATACCCCTGGAGAAGGATATCAGCCAGGTGAGGGTGACCCTGGATTCCAAGGGGATTCTAACGCCGGGCTCTCAAACACGGCTAGTAGACCTCACTCAGAATCAGGGGGGCACCACCATCCTCCTGCCCCTGACAGCTCCTCTTCAGGTGGGTAGAGCCGACCTGGAACTGGTAGTCGAGTACCGGGATTCAGTGGGTACATCCCGGGAAGACCGGTACCCCCTCCAGCTGGATGTACAACCCGCAACACCCCAGATCAGCCGCAGCAGTGAGGTGCGGATTCCCCAAGGCGGAACTGAGAATCTGGGTATCCTGGCCGACGGACTGCCGGGAACAAACAGCCTCAGCCTTTCGGTTTCCACGGTGCCAAACCTGAACCTGGAAGAACGCCTCTCCTGGCTCCTGGGTTATCCCTACGGATGTCTTGAACAGACGATTTCTGCGGTCTTTCCCCAGCTCTTTCTTGAGGGTCTGGTGGATCCCCAGGTACTCCAGGAAACCCGGGATCCCCGGGGCCGGTTGCCTGCCGAGGCAGCCATAGACCGGAACATATCCAGGGCCCTGGAAACCCTAACCCGGTTCCAGCTGCCCAACGGAGGCTTCAGCTACTGGCCCGGACAATCCGAGGCCAGCCCCTGGGGCACGAACTACGCCGGCGCCTTTCTTCTGGAAGCCAAGGCTGCGGGGCATGAACTTCCCAAGGGTATGATGGAAGGCTGGCTGGAGTTTCAGTCCATCCGTAGCCGCTCAACCCGGGAAGACATGACCAACCGGGTGTACCGCCTCTACCTGCTCGCCAAGGCGGGAAAACCCGAGATCGCCGCGATGAACCTTATTCGGGAAACAGCTCTCGGGGAACTAACCGATCCGGAGCTGTGGCTGCTGGCGGGCAGCTACCACCTCTCGGGACTGGAGGACCTCGCCCGGAGTATCCGGGAGACTGCGGGTACCCGGGTGGCATCCACCGAGGTGGATTACCGGACCTACGGCAGTCCCCAGCGGGACCGGGCCCTAATCCTGGAACAGGCCCTAATCCTCGGAGATCAAGAAACAGCCGATAAGCTCTTTGCAGATCTCTCCGCGGATATCGCCTCCCGGACCTGGTACTCAACCCAGACCCTGGGGTACAGCTTAGCGGCCCTGGGTAAATACCTGGGTATCCAGGGGGATCCACGAGGCGGGACCCAATCAAATCACCCTCAAACCCCCGGCCAAAATCCCAGCATCCGGCTGAACCTCCCCGGAGGAGGGACCCGGGAGCTTGTGATGTCCGGTCTGCGTTCAACCCTAGACCTGGGAACTGAGGTGTTTCCTTTGGACAATCCTGACCAGCCGGTGACCATCGGACTTTCCTACCGGAGCGGGGCAGCACCCCGGGTATTCGCCCGGTTGAGCTGGTCGGGTATCAGCCTGACCAGCCAGGATCAAGAACAAACCCAGGGTATGAACCTGGGCATCTCCTGGTTTACCCCCCAGGGTTCACCCCTGGATGTCCGCCAGCTTGACCAGGGCCAGGAATTTTACGCCCTCATCCGACTGGCCATGGATAGGGACCGGTTGGAGGAAGCCTACCTGGACTTCGGGATTCCCGGAGGCTGGGAGATTGTGCCCACCCGGCTCACCGGCGAGGCGCCCCCTGTTTGGGCGGGAAACCTGGAATACGGCACCACCAACCTGCCCGTGGAGTACCAGGATCTCCGGGACGACCGATCCCTCTGGTTCTTCGACAGCTTCTCCCCGGGGCGCAGCATGCTCTTTCTGGTAAAACTCCAAGCGGTAACCCCGGGACGGTACAGTCTGCCGCCGGTAAGCGCCGGGGGAATGTACGACCACCGGTACCGGGCCCTCTACCCCGGAGGGCAGGTGATGGTCCGGGCATCCGAACCGGCACAATGA